From the SAR202 cluster bacterium genome, the window ACGGGGGAGCTCTTCGCCTCATTCCCGGATATCCTGCTGGTGATCATCATCGCCGCCACGCTAAGGCCCCGAATCGTGACGCATGTGTACTGGCTCGAAGACCATACATTCCTGAATGGCCTTGTCAGAACAGGCATCGTGGACTATGCGGTGATTTCGCTGGCGCTGGTCAGCTTCGGCTGGATCGGCATGGCCAGGCTGGTGAGGGCGCAGATCCTGTACCTGAAGGAAACGCCGCACATCGAGGCGGCGCGTGCCATTGGGTCGTCGACTAAAAGGATCCTGTTCCTCCACCTTCTGCCGAACGCAATCAGCCCGATAATCGTCACGGTGACAATGGGCATGGGCGCAATGGTCGGCGCGGAGCTGGTGATAAGCTGGCTGGGCCTCGGCATCCAGCCGCCCAGGCCGAGCCTCGGGGTGATGCTGAACGAAGCCGGCAGCGTGAACGCCCTGAAGGCCGTCCCGTGGATGCTGATTGCGCCCGGGATAGTGGCGTGGACGCTCATGCTGGCGTGGAACCTGCTTGGGGACGCCCTGAACGACGTGCTCAACCCGAGAACGCGCTAGCTGTCAAGGGGCAGTGAATCTGTCAGTGTTTAGGGTGCAGTGATTTTGTCAGTACGGTTCGTCTCCATGGGTGGTCTGCAGCCGGCTTATGGGCGGTGGACTTAGCCGGATAGGGACTGAGTCCTCTCGCCCGAGGTTTCGGTTGAATTCCGGTGGGAGACTCCTGCGCTTCGGGTTTTGGCTGCTCACCGAGTGAAGATTGGGGATGAGAAAGGTC encodes:
- a CDS encoding ABC transporter permease codes for the protein MAVQELTLAAEKKRYKSRGHLARAFGRLMHKKIAVVCIVVLIIFYAAGIFAPWIAPYNYTDLDYTAIRKPPSWQHLAGTDFAGRDVFTRVLWGIQNTVILTAVGMLSGGLVIGVSLGLISGYFGRKVDSVIMRTGELFASFPDILLVIIIAATLRPRIVTHVYWLEDHTFLNGLVRTGIVDYAVISLALVSFGWIGMARLVRAQILYLKETPHIEAARAIGSSTKRILFLHLLPNAISPIIVTVTMGMGAMVGAELVISWLGLGIQPPRPSLGVMLNEAGSVNALKAVPWMLIAPGIVAWTLMLAWNLLGDALNDVLNPRTR